In Lotus japonicus ecotype B-129 chromosome 5, LjGifu_v1.2, one genomic interval encodes:
- the LOC130718887 gene encoding LOW QUALITY PROTEIN: NAD(P)H-quinone oxidoreductase subunit 5, chloroplastic-like (The sequence of the model RefSeq protein was modified relative to this genomic sequence to represent the inferred CDS: inserted 1 base in 1 codon): MEYTHQSSWIIPFTPLPVPILIGVGLLLFPTATKNLRRMWAFPSIFLLIIVMIFSVDLSIHQIKNSSIYQYVWSWTINTDLSLEFGYLIDSLTSIMSILITTVGILVLIYSDNYMSHDQGYLRFFAYLSFFNTSMLGLVTSSNLIQVYIFWELVGMCSYLLIGFWFTRSIAANACQKAFVTNRVGDFGLLLGILGLYWITGSLEFRDLFQIINNLIDQNEVNIFFITLCALLLFCGSVAKSAQFPLHVWLPDAMEGPTPISALIHAATMVAAGIFLVARLLPFFIAIPSIMNGIAFIGIITVVLGATLAIAQKDIKKNLAYSTMSQLGYMMLDLGMGSYRIALFHLITHAYSKALLFLGSGSIIHSMEAIVGYSPNKSQNMLLMGGLTKHVPITKTAFLIGTLSLCGIPPFACFWSKDEILNDSWXILTNFCNNSLFNSRINRILYVSDLFTCF; encoded by the exons atggAATATACACATCAATCTTCATGGATCATACCCTTCACCCCACTTCCCGTTCCTATATTAATAGGAGTAGGACTTCTACTTTTTCCTACGGCAACAAAAAATCTTCGCCGTATGTGGGCTTTTCCTagtatttttttgttaattatagTTATGATTTTTTCTGTAGATCTATCTATTCATCAAATCAAGAACAGTTCTATCTATCAATATGTATGGTCTTGGACTATAAATACCGATCTTTCTTTAGAGTTTGGTTACTTGATCGATTCACTTACCTCTATTATGTCAATATTAATTACTACTGTTGGCATTCTGGTTCTTATTTATAGTGATAATTATATGTCTCATGATCAAGGGTATTTGAGATTTTTTgcttatttgagtttttttaaTACTTCAATGTTAGGATTAGTTACTAGTTCGAATTTGAtacaagtttacattttttgggAATTGGTTGGAATGTGTTCTTATCTATTAATAGGTTTTTGGTTCACACGTTCTATTGCGGCAAATGCTTGTCAAAAAGCGTTTGTAACTAATCGTGTAGGCGATTTTGGTTTATTATTAGGAATTTTGGGTCTTTATTGGATTACAGGTAGTTTGGAATTTCGGGATTTATTCCAAATAATCAACAACTTGATTGATCAAAATGaggttaatattttttttattactttgtGTGCCCTCTTGTTATTTTGTGGCTCGGTTGCAAAATCTGCCCAATTCCCCCTTCATGTATGGTTACCAGATGCTATGGAAGGTCCCACCCCTATTTCTGCTCTTATACATGCTGCCACCATGGTAGCAGCAGGAATTTTCCTTGTAGCTCGACTTCTTCCCTTTTTCATAGCCATACCTTCTATAATGAACGGAATAGCTTTCATAGGTATAATAACAGTAGTATTAGGGGCCACTTTAGCAATTGCTCAAAAAGATATTAAGAAAAATTTGGCCTATTCTACCATGTCTCAATTGGGTTATATGATGTTAGATTTAGGTATGGGCTCTTATCGAATTGCGTTATTTCATTTGATTACTCATGCTTATTCAAAAGCATTGTTGTTTTTAGGGTCCGGATCCATTATTCATTCAATGGAAGCTATTGTTGGGTATTCTCCAAATAAAAGTCAAAATATGCTTCTTATGGGTGGTTTAACAAAACATGTGCCAATTACAAAAACTGCCTTTTTAATAGGTACGCTTTCTCTTTGTGGTATTCCGCCTTTCGCCTGTTTTTGGTCCAAGGATGAGATTCTTAATGATAGTT TTATACTCACCAATTTTTGCAATAATAGCTTGTTCAACAGCAGGATTAACCGCATTTTATATGTTTCGGATCTATTTACTTGTTTTTGA
- the LOC130719776 gene encoding ribosomal protein S4, mitochondrial-like, with protein sequence MILNRSYLRSQIPSLFSRAHLRFDKTFSRLHFRETIPQARQPISHRRVCVNNRMVSITRLKVSHGDLISFQENDARIRGEEIRRSFYIEISVEKIIGKFLDHPVRMWRRTKTEWFHLLKTKRGCRLLLKSRFLQQQLRYSMQEEDFERTKKFGSEKVCLGSSFAEHNRMKRNLYHFKSLFLSKRRNEKNRYLPTRTRSPIVYNSSLYSNSTYCSSSPHQFTMKRRIKRIELPTHYSEVNHRTPKAVVFYGPNIGHIPHDIRLKDPNLPLRSGNGRGQNI encoded by the coding sequence ATGATCCTGAACCGATCTTACCTGAGATCGCAAATCCCAAGTTTGTTTAGCCGCGCCCATTTGCGATTTGATAAGACCTTTTCTCGTCTCCATTTTCGTGAAACTATTCCTCAAGCAAGGCAGCCGATAAGTCATCGAAGGGTTTGTGTGAATAATCGAATGGTAAGCATTACTCGTTTGAAAGTTTCCCACGGTGATCTAATCTCTTTTCAAGAAAATGACGCGAGAATCCGCGGTGAAGAAATAAGGAGATCTTTCTATATCGAAATATCAGTTGAAAAAATAATAGGCAAATTCCTGGATCACCCGGTAAGAATGTGGAGAAGAACCAAAACAGAATGGTTCCACCTACTAAAAACTAAGCGGGGATGCCGCCTACTACTAAAATCCCGGTTTTTGCAACAACAGTTGCGTTATTCTATGCAAGAAGAAGACTTTGAAAGAACAAAGAAGTTTGGATCCGAAAAAGTATGCTTAGGCAGTTCCTTCGCTGAGCACAACAGAATGAAGAGGAATTTGTATCATTTCAAATCCCTATTCTTATCGAAGAGAAGAAACGAGAAAAACCGATATCTTCCTACTCGAACAAGAAGTCCTATAGTTTACAACTCTTCTTTATATAGTAATTCGACCTATTGCTCCTCATCCCCCCATCAGTTTACTATGAAGAGAAGAATCAAAAGGATCGAACTACCTACCCATTATTCGGAGGTGAATCATAGAACACCAAAAGCGGTGGTATTTTATGGACCTAACATAGGTCACATCCCTCACGACATAAGATTGAAAGATCCAAACCTTCCTCTTCGGAGCGGAAACGGACGTGGCCAAAACATATAA
- the LOC130718111 gene encoding cytochrome b6-f complex subunit 4, which produces MSGSFGGWIYKNSPIPITKKPDLNDPVLRAKLAKGMGHNYYGEPAWPNDLLYIFPVVILGTIACNVGLAVLEPSMIGEPADPFATPLEILPEWYFFPVFQILRTVPNKLLGVLLMVSVPAGLVTVPFLENVNKFQNPFRRPVATTVFLIGTAVSLWLGIGATLPIEKSLTLGLF; this is translated from the coding sequence ATGTCCGGTTCTTTCGGAGGATGGATTTATAAGAATTCACCTATCCCAATAACAAAAAAACCTGACTTGAATGATCCTGTATTAAGAGCTAAATTGGCTAAAGGAATGGGTCATAATTATTATGGAGAACCCGCATGGCCCAACgatcttttatatatttttccaGTAGTGATTCTGGGTACTATTGCATGTAACGTAGGCTTAGCAGTTCTAGAACCATCAATGATTGGGGAACCCGCGGATCCATTTGCAACCCCTTTGGAAATATTGCCCGAATGGTATTTCTTTCCTGTATTTCAAATACTTCGTACAGTGCCAAATAAGTTATTGGGTGTTCTTTTAATGGTTTCAGTACCCGCAGGATTAGTAACAGTACCCTTTTTGGAAAATGTTAATAAATTCCAAAATCCATTTCGCCGTCCAGTAGCAACAACCGTTTTTTTAATTGGTACCGCAGTGTCTCTTTGGTTGGGTATTGGAGCAACATTACCCATTGAGAAATCCCTTACTTTAGGTCTTTTTTAA